The following are encoded together in the Methylorubrum sp. B1-46 genome:
- a CDS encoding ABC transporter ATP-binding protein, giving the protein MTHLIAKGITVTAGAHRLLDAVDLDIKPGALIGLIGPNGAGKSTLLRTLAGLSRPQAGVAMLDGRPVVGLPPQERARRIGYLPQTFQPAWDYTVRTIVELGASRMPGAERRLDEILCTHDLIDLAERPWSRISGGERARALLAATMIAEPEVLLADEPGASLDIGYRIDLIRRLHAYARERIVVLVLHDIEQAVRDCDRLVLLGRGRIMGDGAVAEIARGNDLDHLFGVRFARTYLDGAVDAVLLLKSEV; this is encoded by the coding sequence ATGACCCACCTTATCGCCAAGGGCATCACTGTGACGGCAGGCGCTCACCGTCTGCTCGATGCGGTCGATCTCGACATCAAGCCCGGCGCCCTCATCGGGTTGATCGGCCCGAATGGGGCGGGCAAATCGACCCTTCTGCGCACGCTGGCCGGCCTTTCACGCCCGCAAGCCGGTGTCGCGATGCTTGATGGCCGACCCGTCGTGGGCCTACCGCCCCAGGAGCGCGCCCGCCGCATCGGGTATCTGCCACAGACGTTCCAGCCGGCCTGGGACTACACCGTGCGCACGATCGTCGAACTCGGTGCGAGCCGGATGCCGGGCGCCGAGCGCCGTCTTGATGAGATCCTATGCACCCATGATCTCATCGATCTTGCCGAGCGCCCCTGGTCGCGCATCTCTGGCGGCGAACGGGCACGGGCGCTGCTCGCCGCAACTATGATCGCTGAACCGGAGGTGCTGCTTGCCGATGAACCAGGAGCGAGCCTCGACATCGGCTACCGCATCGACCTGATACGGCGACTTCACGCTTATGCCCGCGAACGGATCGTCGTCCTCGTCTTACATGACATCGAGCAGGCCGTGCGCGATTGCGATCGGCTCGTGCTGCTGGGGCGAGGGCGCATAATGGGAGACGGAGCAGTCGCGGAGATCGCTCGGGGGAACGATCTGGACCATTTGTTCGGTGTTCGCTTCGCTCGCACCTATCTCGATGGAGCGGTCGACGCCGTGCTGTTGCTCAAATCAGAGGTCTAG
- a CDS encoding iron ABC transporter permease yields MRLILPIAAILALALLFGLAAGHDWAGPLEIIHVLGGTDDLRTRLLRDWRLPRVLAAGLVGAMLGLGGAIFQGVFRNPLAEPYLLGASGGAAIGATVALLVPLGLPSSLALGGLAFLGAWAATVLVLAVARGSGAADAAGLLLAGVAVAAILGAARSFLMLALSDESVSLQIVLSWTLGGIQTPDWTGLALLAGLAAFALCMSLLLSRGLDLLGLGEDQARAFGLVADRFTACAVLVGAAVVALAVAYGGLVAFVGLVAPHIARWWVGPRHRALLPISAATGAALVIVCDGLARAVLPPAELPLGLVTAAAGGPFFLVLLRRRLRA; encoded by the coding sequence GTGAGGCTCATCCTACCGATTGCCGCCATCCTCGCTCTCGCCCTGTTGTTTGGCCTCGCGGCCGGACACGACTGGGCCGGGCCGCTGGAGATCATCCACGTCCTCGGCGGGACCGATGACCTGCGGACGCGCCTGCTGCGTGACTGGCGCCTGCCGCGCGTGCTCGCTGCCGGTCTCGTCGGAGCCATGCTCGGCCTGGGCGGCGCGATCTTCCAGGGGGTGTTCCGCAATCCTCTCGCCGAGCCCTACCTGCTCGGCGCCTCCGGCGGTGCGGCGATCGGAGCGACCGTCGCCCTGCTCGTGCCGCTCGGCCTTCCGTCGAGCCTCGCGCTTGGCGGCCTCGCCTTCTTGGGGGCTTGGGCCGCAACCGTGCTGGTGCTTGCCGTCGCGCGAGGCTCGGGCGCGGCGGATGCCGCTGGCCTGCTGCTGGCAGGTGTCGCCGTGGCAGCGATACTGGGCGCGGCTCGCTCGTTCCTGATGCTCGCTCTTTCGGATGAAAGCGTCAGCCTACAGATCGTTCTGAGCTGGACGCTCGGTGGCATTCAGACGCCGGACTGGACGGGCCTCGCTCTGCTCGCTGGCCTAGCGGCTTTCGCCCTGTGTATGAGCCTTCTTCTGTCCCGCGGCCTCGACCTCCTCGGTCTGGGTGAGGATCAGGCTCGTGCCTTCGGACTTGTTGCCGACCGCTTCACTGCCTGCGCCGTACTGGTCGGCGCCGCCGTTGTGGCGCTCGCCGTCGCCTATGGTGGTCTCGTTGCCTTCGTCGGTCTTGTTGCCCCCCACATCGCCCGCTGGTGGGTCGGACCGCGCCACCGCGCGCTGCTGCCGATTTCGGCCGCGACGGGCGCCGCCCTGGTCATCGTCTGCGACGGGCTCGCCCGCGCCGTTCTGCCGCCGGCCGAGTTGCCGCTCGGCCTCGTCACCGCCGCGGCGGGCGGACCATTCTTCCTCGTCCTGCTGCGCCGCAGGCTTCGCGCATGA
- a CDS encoding ABC transporter substrate-binding protein — protein MRVAIIGALAGLTAASPAMAEPIRLTDALGRAVELPAAPRRVVTIFSSNTELVAVLGLTDRIVGIDAFTRYPPEAANKPVVGGRLGFSVDAVVAQNPDLVLVTPARQAVHQLLAPMERLGLPVIVLTSRSLDEVLGNIRLVGRALGEAERGEAVAAGLEARLAAVARRLAGTVCPRTILVTGRLGNGLLLVARQDTYTGDALVRAGTCPALANRGIAQVSPEAVLAADPDVLLLAGQEWELAELTARPSFREMRSVRTGRAHTLPRAEFLIPGPRTVDGIERLAALLHPAQTAP, from the coding sequence ATGCGCGTGGCGATCATCGGGGCTCTCGCCGGACTGACTGCGGCCAGTCCGGCTATGGCCGAGCCAATCCGGCTGACCGATGCCCTCGGTCGGGCCGTGGAGCTGCCGGCAGCCCCGCGGCGGGTCGTGACGATCTTCTCCTCGAACACGGAGTTGGTGGCGGTCCTTGGTCTCACGGACCGCATCGTCGGCATCGACGCCTTCACCCGCTACCCGCCCGAAGCCGCAAACAAACCCGTCGTCGGCGGTCGCCTCGGCTTCTCGGTCGATGCCGTTGTGGCGCAGAACCCGGACCTCGTGCTCGTCACGCCGGCCCGGCAGGCGGTGCATCAACTCCTCGCACCGATGGAGCGGCTCGGCCTGCCGGTGATCGTGCTGACGAGCCGCAGCCTCGATGAGGTGCTCGGCAACATTCGCCTCGTTGGGCGGGCCCTCGGAGAGGCGGAGCGCGGGGAGGCGGTCGCGGCGGGGCTGGAGGCGCGGCTCGCAGCAGTAGCCCGCAGGCTCGCAGGCACGGTTTGCCCCCGCACGATCCTCGTGACCGGACGTCTCGGCAATGGGCTGCTGCTGGTTGCGCGTCAGGATACCTACACCGGTGATGCCCTCGTCCGCGCCGGCACTTGTCCGGCGCTCGCCAATCGCGGAATCGCCCAAGTCTCGCCCGAGGCGGTCCTCGCCGCGGATCCGGATGTGCTTCTTCTCGCTGGACAGGAGTGGGAGCTGGCAGAGCTCACGGCTCGGCCGAGCTTTCGTGAGATGCGCTCCGTACGGACCGGCCGCGCTCACACCCTGCCGCGCGCCGAGTTCCTGATTCCGGGCCCACGCACGGTCGACGGGATCGAGCGCCTGGCTGCCCTTCTCCATCCAGCTCAGACCGCGCCGTGA